GGCGTGGTCATGAGGTCGAGCACAGTCATCGCCAACGCCTTCGCGCCCGCCACAGCGCCCTTGTGCGCGATCGGCGTCGCCATCGCGATGGCGGAGGTGACATTGTGGCCGATCATGTTGGGGATGTTCGACGGGAAGCGGATGGTGATAGTCGGCACCGTCCACATGATATCGCCGATATCGTCCGAACCGCCCCCCATCGATGGTTTGCGATTTTCCGGCGTGGACAGATCGCCGATTTCGGTGCGCAGCGGCTCCACCTTGCGCTGGTTGGTTTCCTGCACCACCTTGGCGAAAGCCTGATCGTCGGCCGACCATTTGGGCATCCCCACGGCCTTGATATTGGCATAGGCGGCTTCGGCCATCGGCTTGTTGCCGAAATTGGGCGCGGCATAGCCCAGTATCTGGTGCGTCACCGTGGTCCCGCTGGCCTTGGCCGCCGCTTCTGAGATGGTGTTGCCCAGTTCGTAGAGTTCCCGGATCGACTTGAAATCACGCTCGCGGAAATAATACCAGACCGACGCCTTGTCCGGCACGACATTGGGCTGGCCGCCGCCATTGGTGATGACATAATGCGACCGCTGCGTCAGCGGCAGATGTTCGCGCCGGAAGTTCCAGGCGACATCCATCAACTCCACCCCATCGAGCGCGCTGCGCCCTTCCCATGGCATACCGGCCGAATGGGCGGTCTTGCCGTGGAATGTATATTCCACCGACACCATGCCGTTATTGCCCATCTCGCCATAGCCGGTGTTGAAGTCGTTGCTGACATGGGTGAAGATGCAGGCGTCGACATCCTTGAACAGGCCGTCGCGCACATAATAGGCCTTGGTGCCCAGCAATTCCTCCGCAACGCCGGGCCACAGCATCAGTCGGCCGGGTATCTTGTTCTTTTCCATCACCTGCTTGACCGCGATGGCGGCGGCGATCACCAGCGGCATACCGGCATTATGCCCCTCGCCATGGCCCGGCGCGCCTTCCACCAGCGGCTTGATATTGGGGATGCCGGGAATCTGCGACACGCCCAGCACGTCGTCAATATCGCTGCCCAGCGCGATCAGCGGCCCGCCGCTGCCCCATGTCGCGGTGAAGGCAGTGGGGATGCCCGCCACGCCGCGCGTCACGGTGAAGCCGTTATCCTCCAATATCTTCGTCAGATATTCGGATGTCTTCACCTCCTGAAAGCCAGGCTCGGCATAGCTGAACACCTGGTCCACCATCACCTGTACCTGCTTGGCCTGCGCATCGACGGCGGCGGCGGCGGCGGTCTTCATCGCCTTGGGCGCGGCGGCCTGGGCCATGGGCGTGAGCAGCGTGCTGGCGAGCGCCAGGCTGGCGACGATTGTCTTCATGCGTGTCATGGAATGTCTACCTTCTGGCGGGTGTTAGAACTGGAAACGGGCGGAGATGCGGAAGACGCGGCCGATCACGTCATAACGGCCACGGCTGGTCTGGGCATAGGCCGGGACATTGTTGCCGTCAGGACCGTTGCCGATCAGCACCGGATCCTTGTTGAAGACATTATTGACGATGAAGCTGAGCTTGCCGTTGCCGCCATAGGCCTTGAACTTCACGCCGATCGACGCATCGACATACATGGCGCCGTTGATATGATTGTCGTTGATGGTGCGATATTGCGTCGTCGACGCCGGGCAGGCGCTGGTGCATTCGATATAGTCGTTGCCGTAAACGCCGTCGCTGAAACCGCGTGCGACAAGGTTCAGCGTGAAGGGATCCACCTCGTAGAAGGCGCTGACACGATAGACCCAACTGGGCGCGCTGTAGGTGCCGGACAGCGATCCCCCGTTCACGCCCGCATAGTCGATCGGAAAGCTGGAGGGAATGCCGTTATCGATGACATTCTTGATATAATGGGTTAACGTGCCATGCAGGCTGAAAGTACCCGGAATCTTATCTGAAATATTGGATAGCGGCAGGCGATAGCTCGC
The window above is part of the Sphingobium sp. BYY-5 genome. Proteins encoded here:
- a CDS encoding amidohydrolase, translating into MTRMKTIVASLALASTLLTPMAQAAAPKAMKTAAAAAVDAQAKQVQVMVDQVFSYAEPGFQEVKTSEYLTKILEDNGFTVTRGVAGIPTAFTATWGSGGPLIALGSDIDDVLGVSQIPGIPNIKPLVEGAPGHGEGHNAGMPLVIAAAIAVKQVMEKNKIPGRLMLWPGVAEELLGTKAYYVRDGLFKDVDACIFTHVSNDFNTGYGEMGNNGMVSVEYTFHGKTAHSAGMPWEGRSALDGVELMDVAWNFRREHLPLTQRSHYVITNGGGQPNVVPDKASVWYYFRERDFKSIRELYELGNTISEAAAKASGTTVTHQILGYAAPNFGNKPMAEAAYANIKAVGMPKWSADDQAFAKVVQETNQRKVEPLRTEIGDLSTPENRKPSMGGGSDDIGDIMWTVPTITIRFPSNIPNMIGHNVTSAIAMATPIAHKGAVAGAKALAMTVLDLMTTPKLVADAKTYFKDVQLKTDSYAPVITAQDKPAIWLNEKTMQLLRPGMEKYYYDPAKYDTYLDQLGVKYPTLTPQ